In Candidatus Nitronauta litoralis, one DNA window encodes the following:
- a CDS encoding DegT/DnrJ/EryC1/StrS family aminotransferase, with protein sequence MNDSQSDFIPFHRSWFEEDEINEVVDTLKSGWLTTGPKTKKFEEDFRDYTGCGYAVAVSSCTAALHLAFATQQFERGDEVITSPMTFPATVNPALHLGLKPVFADIEPGTMNLDPEKIEEKITPRTRFLLPVHFAGHACDLDRLKDIAERHQLTIIEDGAHAVGAGYRGKRIGGHGHPTAFSFYANKNITTGEGGMLALPDAAMEEEARVLRLQGISKDAWKRYSKEGFAHYELQTPGYKYNMADLNAALGIHQLKKADRFQEIRARYAAQYTAAFGDMEEVEAPEVRDYADPAWHIYVLALNLETLTISRDDFLNAMQDRGIGMAVHYRALHLQPYFKNHYDYSLDDLPLASSYSDRIVSLPLYPRMSEADVNRVIDTVQSVLRQHRR encoded by the coding sequence ATGAATGATTCACAATCCGATTTTATTCCATTTCATCGTAGTTGGTTTGAAGAAGATGAAATCAACGAAGTGGTCGATACTCTTAAATCCGGTTGGTTGACTACCGGCCCCAAAACGAAAAAATTTGAAGAAGATTTCCGGGATTATACCGGTTGCGGGTACGCCGTGGCAGTCAGTTCCTGCACGGCGGCACTGCACCTCGCGTTTGCGACACAACAGTTTGAAAGAGGCGATGAAGTTATCACGTCACCCATGACGTTTCCTGCGACGGTCAACCCCGCCCTGCATCTCGGGCTGAAACCGGTGTTTGCTGACATCGAGCCGGGAACGATGAATCTGGACCCGGAAAAGATTGAAGAAAAGATCACTCCTCGAACCCGCTTTTTGCTTCCGGTACATTTTGCCGGTCACGCCTGTGATCTCGACCGCTTAAAGGATATTGCGGAGCGGCATCAGCTGACCATCATAGAGGATGGAGCGCATGCGGTGGGTGCCGGCTACCGCGGGAAAAGAATCGGTGGGCACGGTCACCCCACAGCATTCAGTTTTTATGCGAACAAGAACATCACCACAGGTGAAGGCGGAATGCTGGCATTACCGGATGCTGCGATGGAAGAAGAGGCACGGGTGTTGCGCCTTCAGGGGATCAGCAAGGATGCCTGGAAACGTTACAGCAAAGAGGGGTTTGCGCATTATGAGTTACAGACGCCCGGATACAAGTACAACATGGCCGACCTCAACGCCGCCCTGGGGATTCATCAATTGAAAAAAGCCGACAGGTTTCAGGAAATCCGGGCCCGGTATGCGGCTCAGTACACCGCTGCATTTGGCGATATGGAAGAAGTGGAAGCACCGGAAGTCCGTGACTACGCTGACCCGGCGTGGCATATTTATGTGCTGGCGCTCAATCTGGAAACCCTCACCATCAGCCGCGACGACTTTTTAAACGCGATGCAGGATCGAGGTATCGGAATGGCCGTGCATTACCGGGCTCTGCACCTGCAGCCGTATTTTAAAAACCACTATGACTACAGCCTGGACGATTTGCCATTGGCTTCGAGTTATTCCGATCGGATTGTTTCGCTACCGCTTTATCCTCGCATGAGCGAGGCCGATGTCAACCGTGTCATCGACACCGTTCAATCCGTCCTCAGGCAGCATCGGCGATAG
- a CDS encoding methyltransferase domain-containing protein has protein sequence MNAPINKHSLPFAIQDLIRALEEEEDISPRLAQELLIQAELKVEDLEPWADFDHPVQDSYGRKLVFDGGYFEMMCMSWNPGDCSGIHDHGFTQWGAVQIFGPAEHSVFLVRDGEISTLSRVAVKPGTVVAVGNQLVHQMGNPSNTHFLTFHLYGCHGRNQGITADARLYDLVNQEVSRSDGGVFYLLPENQIKRREKAPTPDFLTGLRDRVEMIKRLDKIRRSGAEYPDIEEQIQERLHEMTSLDNWDQFEHDLKGQVDETTGHMCDMGYWHLLRQELIAAAALQKRLIIEQESGDPFFTYAELYDDVVGQPCLDEFIEPYLRFVIQKYQVDLSHTRLLSIGCGTGLVEDFMVKELGLASDRLLGIDKSEAMVQVASRRITARSEDILALEGQEWDITYCGLNVFQYLTPEQCEQALKVTANITKPGGLFIGDFITPDHVRVYPHVIHSKSGDVISLRHPELVEQEHFTFQRSEILNVSRQSGKMLITNEGKHLRFLPPVWRLRQKFETAFRGTVDIYDAVSLEPLGPQADTCPSTRYLLVARKEA, from the coding sequence ATGAACGCTCCCATAAACAAGCACAGCCTGCCATTTGCCATTCAGGATTTGATCCGGGCTCTAGAAGAGGAAGAGGACATCAGCCCACGCCTTGCCCAGGAGTTGTTGATTCAGGCGGAATTAAAGGTAGAGGATCTGGAACCCTGGGCAGATTTCGATCACCCCGTGCAAGACAGCTATGGACGGAAACTGGTTTTTGATGGCGGCTATTTTGAAATGATGTGCATGTCCTGGAACCCCGGTGACTGCTCAGGAATCCACGACCACGGTTTCACACAATGGGGGGCGGTTCAGATTTTTGGTCCCGCGGAGCATTCGGTCTTTCTTGTACGAGACGGGGAAATCTCCACCTTGTCCCGCGTCGCTGTAAAACCCGGTACGGTCGTGGCTGTCGGCAATCAACTCGTTCATCAGATGGGCAATCCATCCAACACGCATTTTCTCACTTTTCACCTGTACGGCTGCCACGGTCGCAATCAGGGCATCACCGCCGATGCACGCCTCTATGATCTGGTTAATCAGGAGGTCAGCCGATCCGACGGCGGGGTTTTTTACCTGCTTCCGGAAAACCAGATCAAACGCCGGGAAAAAGCCCCGACTCCGGATTTTTTGACCGGACTGCGTGACCGGGTCGAGATGATCAAACGCCTGGACAAGATCCGGCGATCAGGTGCGGAGTACCCGGATATCGAGGAACAAATTCAGGAACGCCTCCACGAGATGACCTCGCTCGATAACTGGGACCAGTTCGAACACGACCTCAAGGGTCAGGTCGATGAAACGACCGGTCATATGTGCGATATGGGCTACTGGCATCTCCTCAGGCAGGAGTTGATTGCAGCTGCCGCGCTCCAAAAGCGACTGATCATTGAACAGGAGTCGGGAGATCCGTTTTTCACCTATGCCGAGCTATATGACGATGTGGTCGGCCAGCCTTGCCTTGATGAATTCATCGAACCTTACCTGCGTTTTGTTATCCAAAAATACCAGGTGGATCTTTCTCACACGCGACTGTTGTCTATCGGTTGTGGCACGGGTCTGGTTGAAGACTTTATGGTGAAAGAACTCGGCCTCGCCTCTGACCGTCTGCTCGGGATCGACAAATCCGAAGCAATGGTACAGGTGGCCTCGCGTAGAATTACCGCGCGGTCGGAAGACATTCTGGCACTCGAAGGCCAGGAATGGGACATCACGTATTGTGGCCTCAACGTGTTTCAATACCTCACGCCAGAACAATGTGAACAGGCGTTGAAAGTAACCGCAAATATAACGAAACCCGGCGGATTGTTCATCGGAGATTTTATTACCCCCGACCATGTCCGTGTCTATCCGCACGTCATCCATTCCAAGAGCGGGGATGTCATTTCCCTGCGCCACCCTGAACTGGTTGAGCAGGAACATTTTACTTTCCAGCGCAGTGAGATCCTGAATGTGAGCCGCCAAAGTGGAAAGATGCTCATCACCAACGAGGGCAAACACCTGCGCTTTTTACCCCCGGTGTGGCGATTGCGCCAGAAATTCGAAACCGCCTTCCGCGGCACCGTTGATATTTACGACGCGGTTTCCCTGGAACCTCTCGGCCCACAGGCCGACACCTGCCCCTCCACCCGCTACCTCCTCGTCGCCCGAAAAGAGGCATGA
- a CDS encoding tetratricopeptide repeat protein codes for MSLWKKLTGWASSTEKEAPEKSARKDNGKNTGAVAKQALTAEEAEKLRRQVDAMQDALKVNPEGMTTHYKMAETLMKLERYSEALKSLKAVLAVEPDHSSALFHIAECYMHIGRDEQAIEVLEEARQKNPESQALVRQMAQAQTNLCITAGKLKRFEESVLHFKEAVKLVPDFGPAHLAMGITLYQQGQYNKAIKLFETTMEMDPNLKVDAYHHLARSYAKKGETKKALKFFDQAIQVDPKAAVVHKDLGEFHFKQGKFEDAVTSLEKALSMSPKLTTDAWFKLGVARVRLNRIRAAEEPLRKALEISPDNHQVQDALTEVLYRIHQLHRKDGDPLDSLNQLREAVRLNPTHAKAQFALGLLYDLKKDGKRAIQHLLFAKNFFLEQKNREGLTQTVKVLPGMYEKYQLTSEDFEKLIMPSRH; via the coding sequence ATGTCTCTTTGGAAAAAATTGACAGGTTGGGCCTCTTCAACGGAGAAAGAGGCACCGGAAAAATCTGCCCGGAAGGATAATGGCAAGAACACCGGAGCGGTTGCCAAACAAGCGCTGACTGCGGAAGAAGCTGAAAAACTGAGGCGGCAGGTGGATGCCATGCAGGATGCGCTGAAAGTGAACCCTGAGGGTATGACCACGCATTATAAAATGGCGGAAACCTTGATGAAGCTGGAGCGCTATAGTGAAGCGCTCAAGTCTTTAAAGGCAGTGCTGGCAGTTGAACCGGATCATTCGTCAGCACTTTTTCATATAGCGGAATGTTACATGCATATTGGACGGGATGAACAGGCAATCGAAGTTCTTGAAGAGGCGCGCCAGAAAAACCCGGAGAGCCAGGCGCTGGTGAGGCAAATGGCACAGGCACAGACCAATCTTTGCATCACGGCGGGCAAATTAAAACGTTTCGAGGAGTCCGTCCTGCATTTCAAGGAAGCGGTAAAACTCGTTCCGGATTTTGGGCCGGCGCATCTTGCTATGGGAATCACTTTGTATCAACAGGGCCAGTACAACAAGGCAATCAAACTTTTTGAAACGACCATGGAAATGGACCCCAACCTCAAGGTGGATGCGTATCATCATCTGGCCAGGTCCTACGCCAAAAAAGGGGAGACAAAAAAAGCGCTCAAATTTTTTGACCAGGCGATTCAGGTAGACCCCAAAGCAGCGGTGGTGCATAAAGACCTCGGCGAGTTCCATTTCAAACAGGGGAAATTTGAAGACGCCGTGACATCGCTGGAGAAGGCGCTCTCGATGAGCCCCAAATTGACGACCGATGCCTGGTTTAAATTGGGTGTTGCGCGGGTCCGGTTAAATCGTATACGTGCTGCAGAAGAGCCTTTGCGCAAGGCCCTGGAAATTTCTCCGGACAACCATCAGGTGCAGGATGCCCTGACCGAGGTGTTGTATCGGATTCACCAGTTGCACCGGAAAGATGGCGATCCACTCGACAGCCTGAATCAATTGCGCGAGGCAGTGCGGCTAAACCCAACCCACGCCAAAGCTCAGTTTGCATTGGGTTTACTTTATGATCTTAAGAAGGATGGGAAGAGGGCGATCCAGCATCTTTTATTTGCCAAGAATTTTTTTCTGGAACAGAAAAACCGGGAGGGATTGACGCAGACAGTGAAAGTGCTCCCGGGAATGTATGAGAAGTACCAACTCACCTCAGAAGATTTTGAAAAACTCATCATGCCCAGCAGGCATTAG
- a CDS encoding tetratricopeptide repeat protein: MSKYLNNIYLPQHLAKGLTRTIGLIALIFGLWNLFSAINLIINGNKFYESLDMGTIDLLNKFNFQILADIGFIITGWGLLRLLPWARYFFFISIVIYFVPSLFYSALFYGQMIALKYYLLHFFTLFGFSLFFSIPQVKEMFPFRRPMRDITTLFLVIFIYCLGIWLWMFIDFKMYQFSLEHEPKFKKLKIHEPNDFSEWDITTLPIEFSFEIPKEMKVSSVVSYGETPFKEKLQKSLEFIHLTPKHVCSIGLKNFSFIEPTLKTMESFFESEDKELLTDILFDEKIGVQSLVPRMNFSRGKIKKHLVNGIVVYSGENPMGNDGKISKNFILFRHSRFLGRLSIYCGERIVANALINQFFKTLSYQAPSKKSSIDFFREGQRFLKIKNFEKAAQAFGSALFLEPENAEYHLALADALSRVDLYFITARMSLDKALELDPNIKGHEKISERIRIKGEEHDRKFKLKQSETN, encoded by the coding sequence ATGAGCAAATACCTCAACAATATATATCTACCTCAACACCTTGCCAAGGGGTTAACCAGGACCATTGGATTAATCGCATTGATTTTTGGTTTATGGAATTTATTTTCAGCAATTAATTTAATTATAAATGGAAATAAGTTTTATGAATCCCTGGACATGGGGACTATTGATTTATTAAATAAGTTCAATTTTCAGATTCTGGCTGACATTGGATTTATTATTACAGGGTGGGGGCTACTCCGTTTGTTGCCTTGGGCTCGTTATTTCTTTTTTATCTCTATAGTCATCTATTTTGTGCCCTCTCTTTTTTATAGCGCCCTGTTTTACGGCCAAATGATAGCCCTCAAGTATTACCTGCTTCATTTCTTTACATTATTCGGTTTCAGCCTGTTTTTCTCCATACCACAAGTAAAAGAAATGTTCCCATTTAGAAGGCCTATGCGGGACATCACGACTCTATTTTTGGTTATTTTTATATATTGTTTGGGGATCTGGCTATGGATGTTTATTGACTTTAAGATGTATCAATTCAGCCTTGAACACGAACCCAAATTTAAAAAACTGAAAATCCATGAACCCAATGACTTTTCAGAATGGGATATCACTACTTTACCTATTGAATTCTCATTCGAAATCCCAAAAGAGATGAAGGTTTCTTCTGTTGTTAGTTATGGAGAAACACCTTTCAAGGAAAAACTTCAAAAATCTTTGGAGTTTATACATTTAACACCAAAACATGTCTGCAGCATTGGCCTGAAAAATTTTTCATTTATTGAACCCACCTTAAAAACTATGGAATCATTTTTCGAATCTGAAGATAAAGAGTTACTAACCGATATATTGTTCGATGAAAAAATAGGGGTTCAATCCCTAGTGCCTAGAATGAATTTTTCCAGGGGAAAAATCAAAAAACACTTGGTGAACGGTATAGTCGTCTATTCAGGTGAAAATCCAATGGGCAATGACGGAAAAATATCTAAAAATTTTATTCTTTTTCGCCATTCTCGATTTTTAGGTCGACTCTCTATTTATTGTGGGGAACGGATAGTTGCAAATGCTTTAATCAACCAATTTTTTAAAACACTTTCATATCAGGCACCATCCAAAAAATCATCAATAGATTTTTTCCGGGAGGGACAAAGGTTTTTAAAAATCAAAAACTTTGAAAAGGCCGCCCAGGCTTTCGGTTCGGCCCTCTTTCTAGAACCAGAAAATGCAGAATACCATCTGGCATTGGCTGATGCGCTCAGTCGTGTGGACTTATATTTTATTACCGCCAGGATGAGCCTGGACAAAGCGCTGGAGCTTGACCCGAACATAAAGGGTCACGAAAAAATTTCAGAACGGATTCGAATCAAGGGGGAAGAGCACGACCGGAAATTCAAATTGAAACAATCTGAAACAAATTAA
- a CDS encoding DUF11 domain-containing protein has product MRNRSLALVTILALALIGFGVPIGAIAETEEGSQTYHGPPLPPKTKGDCYFPHSPCQEDYIPSPVESEPRAASFDGNGWGTQSIGYNIFIEKHFPKRVYSGQPYEYTIEVTNLSDVALENVNIIETFPKSFKVLSTDPAIYNTSGEKVAWALGQMGPKEKRIITVRGMAENGDSVPCCTQANFKHPDLCLATEVVDPGLLLNVSAPQEVLRCDVIPLEFVVQNSGQTDMNNVVILPNIPGDTSPEGKPLMLNAGDLAPGEKKTIRTVVDSQAAGAYTFSGIGQGIPAILYEGAEAKSTVQVDSGSVNVKVLNPELKVTATTGGRDKQIIGRTIDYNFEVTNTGDGNADGSTLVATIPSNASFRSASDNGSKSGSSVSWDLGSIRPGGTRNVTMTLVATSAGSAGANASVEGVCVNTASAAASLPVVGVPALLLEAIDSVDPLEIGDSTQYEIRVTNQGNGPATNIRLTGSFEDMRYITSQGHTPIENTDKSLTFGSFSLEPKQTVSWVIQLEAAAVGDQRFKIIMNSDQLTRPVEETESTTIY; this is encoded by the coding sequence ATGAGAAACAGAAGCTTAGCCTTGGTGACGATTCTTGCACTGGCCTTAATTGGCTTTGGAGTTCCCATAGGAGCGATTGCGGAGACAGAAGAAGGTTCCCAGACATATCATGGACCCCCATTGCCCCCGAAAACAAAAGGGGACTGCTATTTTCCCCATAGCCCATGCCAGGAAGACTATATTCCGTCTCCGGTGGAATCTGAGCCCAGAGCGGCCTCTTTTGATGGCAATGGTTGGGGAACTCAATCAATCGGCTATAACATTTTCATTGAAAAACACTTTCCAAAACGTGTTTACAGCGGTCAGCCTTATGAATACACCATTGAGGTGACCAACCTTTCAGACGTGGCACTGGAAAACGTGAACATCATTGAGACCTTCCCAAAGAGTTTTAAAGTGCTTTCCACGGATCCTGCCATATACAACACCTCTGGAGAAAAAGTCGCGTGGGCGCTGGGTCAGATGGGGCCAAAAGAAAAACGCATCATCACCGTAAGAGGGATGGCTGAGAACGGAGACTCTGTTCCTTGTTGTACCCAGGCAAACTTCAAACATCCCGACCTGTGTCTCGCTACGGAAGTGGTTGATCCAGGTCTGCTGCTGAACGTGTCTGCACCGCAGGAAGTTTTACGTTGTGATGTGATTCCACTGGAGTTTGTGGTTCAAAACTCCGGACAAACCGATATGAACAATGTTGTGATCCTGCCAAACATTCCAGGAGACACTTCACCAGAAGGCAAGCCTCTTATGTTAAATGCAGGAGACCTTGCACCGGGCGAGAAGAAAACTATCCGCACGGTTGTTGATTCACAAGCAGCAGGTGCCTACACCTTCTCCGGTATCGGTCAGGGAATTCCCGCTATACTCTATGAAGGTGCTGAAGCAAAAAGTACTGTGCAGGTTGATTCTGGTTCCGTTAACGTGAAGGTCCTGAATCCTGAGTTGAAAGTGACGGCCACGACCGGTGGACGTGACAAGCAGATCATCGGACGTACTATTGACTACAACTTTGAAGTGACCAATACTGGAGACGGTAACGCGGATGGTTCGACCCTGGTTGCCACTATTCCGTCCAACGCTTCCTTCAGGTCTGCCAGTGACAACGGCAGCAAATCCGGAAGTTCCGTCAGTTGGGATCTCGGTTCCATTCGCCCGGGCGGTACCCGCAATGTGACCATGACTCTCGTGGCTACTTCTGCCGGTAGCGCAGGTGCCAATGCTTCTGTTGAAGGTGTTTGTGTCAACACCGCCTCTGCCGCAGCCAGCTTGCCTGTTGTCGGTGTACCAGCGCTTCTGCTGGAAGCCATCGACTCCGTGGATCCGCTGGAAATCGGCGATTCCACTCAGTACGAAATCCGTGTCACCAATCAGGGTAACGGACCTGCCACCAACATCCGCCTGACCGGTTCGTTCGAGGACATGCGGTACATCACGTCGCAGGGTCACACTCCGATTGAAAATACGGACAAGTCACTGACTTTCGGTTCATTTTCTCTGGAGCCAAAGCAGACTGTTTCCTGGGTGATTCAACTGGAAGCTGCTGCTGTGGGCGATCAACGTTTCAAGATCATCATGAACAGCGATCAGCTCACACGACCGGTTGAAGAAACCGAGTCAACAACGATCTACTAA
- a CDS encoding glycine--tRNA ligase subunit alpha, with translation MNFQNVIQTLNGYWGERGCVLQQPYDIEVGAGTFNPATFLRVLGPEPFSAAYVEPSRRPTDGRYGENPNRLQHYYQYQVIMKPSPKDVQEQYLQSLVALGIDTDKHDIRFVEDDWESPTLGAWGLGWEVWLDGMEITQFTYFQQVGSIDLDPISVELTYGLERITMYLQDVENVYDLKWTDEVSYGDIHLDTERQFSEYNFETSDKDKLFQWFNMYEEEARAQIERGLVLPAYDYTLKCSHAFNLLDARGAISVTERTGYIGRVRKLARLCAEGYVQHREALGHPLLKKETGIPAS, from the coding sequence ATGAATTTTCAAAATGTGATTCAGACATTAAATGGATATTGGGGAGAACGCGGCTGTGTTCTTCAGCAACCCTACGACATTGAAGTTGGGGCGGGCACCTTCAACCCGGCAACTTTTCTCAGGGTTCTGGGGCCGGAGCCCTTTTCTGCTGCCTATGTTGAACCCTCTCGCCGTCCAACAGATGGTCGATATGGAGAAAACCCAAACCGGTTGCAGCATTACTATCAATATCAGGTCATTATGAAACCATCCCCAAAGGATGTGCAGGAGCAGTATCTGCAAAGCCTGGTGGCATTGGGAATCGACACGGACAAACACGACATCCGGTTTGTTGAAGACGATTGGGAGTCACCAACTCTGGGCGCCTGGGGACTGGGTTGGGAAGTATGGCTCGATGGAATGGAGATCACGCAGTTCACTTATTTTCAGCAGGTCGGTTCTATTGATCTGGACCCCATAAGTGTTGAACTCACCTACGGATTGGAACGTATCACCATGTACTTGCAGGACGTGGAAAACGTTTACGATCTGAAATGGACGGATGAAGTTTCCTACGGTGATATCCATCTCGATACCGAAAGGCAGTTTTCTGAATACAATTTTGAAACATCCGATAAAGACAAACTGTTTCAATGGTTCAATATGTACGAAGAAGAAGCCCGTGCTCAGATCGAGCGGGGACTCGTCCTTCCCGCCTACGATTACACATTGAAATGTTCGCATGCATTCAATCTTCTGGACGCCCGGGGAGCCATCAGTGTGACCGAACGGACGGGTTATATTGGCCGCGTCCGCAAATTGGCAAGGCTCTGCGCAGAGGGTTACGTTCAGCATCGGGAAGCTCTGGGTCATCCTCTTCTGAAAAAAGAGACCGGTATTCCCGCCAGTTAA
- a CDS encoding Rieske 2Fe-2S domain-containing protein yields MSRISVANWKDLKDRTPAYALVENVDLVVVRYDEEVSVLYGRCLHRGALLADGSVSGDNLVCGVHHWDFRYDTGISEYNPDETLAKFSAWIEDGKVWVNPEEIAEWEKENPQNFDREAYLGLYADHEGTDAEPHVGLIQKLASGGLEAVGEHGPVAAMGVPREELPLWDDIQIVTAQLATLPRLDHDPVDTDVVIGPNAKKPLKLDIPLFVSDMSFGALSEEAKISLAKGAQLAGTGICSGEGGMLPEEQEANSKYFYELASGRFGYSMDRVQRCQAFHFKGGQGAKTGTGGHLPGEKVKGKIAEVRGLKEGTPAVSPPRFPDWTDIKPIRDFAEEVREATGGIPIGYKLSAQHIENDIDAALEVGVDYIILDGRGGGTGAAPLLFRDNISVPTIPALARARRHLDKLNKKDITLVITGGLRTPEDFVKALAMGADAIALSNSALQAIGCLGMRACHTNNCPVGIATQKEHLRQRIDIDKSAQQLANFFEGAVGLMKVLARACGYTHLNQFQNSDLTTWKYEMAQLSGVPFGGCSADNGH; encoded by the coding sequence ATGTCTCGAATTTCAGTTGCCAATTGGAAAGATTTAAAAGACAGGACCCCGGCTTATGCGCTGGTCGAAAATGTAGACCTGGTTGTGGTCCGTTATGATGAAGAAGTGTCCGTCCTATACGGGCGCTGTCTGCACCGCGGAGCCCTGTTAGCCGACGGTAGTGTGAGTGGCGACAATCTTGTCTGCGGTGTGCATCATTGGGACTTCCGTTATGACACGGGAATCAGTGAGTATAATCCGGATGAAACCCTGGCCAAGTTCAGTGCCTGGATCGAAGACGGGAAAGTATGGGTCAATCCTGAAGAGATAGCGGAATGGGAAAAAGAAAATCCGCAGAACTTTGATCGGGAAGCTTACCTCGGGCTTTACGCTGATCATGAGGGGACCGATGCCGAGCCACACGTTGGTTTGATCCAGAAGCTGGCCAGCGGAGGATTGGAAGCGGTTGGGGAACACGGACCCGTGGCAGCTATGGGTGTGCCGCGGGAAGAATTGCCTTTGTGGGATGACATTCAGATTGTGACAGCTCAACTGGCAACGTTGCCTCGTCTGGACCATGACCCTGTAGACACAGATGTTGTCATCGGACCCAACGCGAAAAAACCTCTTAAACTGGATATTCCGTTATTCGTTTCCGACATGAGTTTTGGTGCCTTGTCTGAAGAGGCAAAAATTTCTCTCGCCAAAGGTGCCCAGCTTGCTGGAACCGGGATTTGCTCCGGGGAGGGTGGCATGTTGCCGGAAGAACAGGAAGCCAACTCAAAATATTTTTATGAGCTGGCTTCGGGCCGGTTTGGCTACTCCATGGATAGGGTCCAACGGTGCCAGGCGTTTCATTTTAAAGGTGGACAAGGTGCCAAGACAGGTACAGGCGGGCATCTGCCGGGCGAGAAAGTAAAAGGAAAGATTGCAGAGGTGCGCGGATTGAAAGAAGGCACCCCGGCTGTTTCGCCTCCACGTTTTCCTGACTGGACGGATATCAAGCCTATCCGGGATTTTGCGGAGGAGGTCCGGGAGGCCACCGGTGGTATCCCGATTGGTTACAAGTTATCTGCACAGCATATAGAAAACGACATTGATGCAGCGCTGGAGGTTGGTGTGGACTATATCATCCTCGATGGGCGTGGTGGCGGTACCGGTGCAGCCCCGCTATTGTTTCGTGACAATATCTCGGTGCCCACGATCCCGGCGCTGGCACGGGCCCGGAGACACCTGGATAAACTGAATAAAAAGGACATCACTCTTGTTATTACAGGAGGGTTGAGAACACCTGAAGATTTTGTCAAAGCCCTGGCTATGGGGGCTGATGCTATTGCCTTGTCCAATTCCGCGTTGCAGGCAATCGGTTGCCTCGGCATGCGGGCCTGCCACACAAACAATTGTCCGGTAGGGATCGCCACCCAGAAGGAACATTTGCGCCAACGCATCGACATTGACAAGTCAGCCCAACAGCTCGCCAACTTTTTTGAGGGTGCGGTGGGTTTGATGAAGGTCCTGGCTCGCGCCTGTGGTTACACCCACTTGAACCAGTTCCAAAATTCAGACCTCACCACCTGGAAGTATGAAATGGCCCAACTCTCCGGCGTCCCCTTTGGAGGGTGCTCCGCTGATAATGGACATTGA
- a CDS encoding redoxin family protein: protein MPRLIFAFTLFFVFAVSCPAQSSEVIKNKFETLKVGQKLPNARLLQDGKPQVELDQLKGRVKIISIVPKLNTPTCDEQTHKFSEENGGLDQKLDIVTISTNPSDVQTAFAKKAKIGNILFLSDAPEYEFGKRTGLMYPNRKFLMRTVMVVDEKNIIRYVDFVEGGGLPDIQGALKAANKVLTN, encoded by the coding sequence ATGCCACGTTTAATATTTGCTTTCACCCTGTTTTTTGTTTTTGCGGTTTCCTGCCCGGCGCAATCCAGTGAAGTGATAAAAAACAAATTTGAAACGTTGAAGGTGGGTCAAAAATTACCGAATGCAAGATTGTTGCAGGATGGAAAGCCACAAGTAGAGCTTGACCAGCTAAAGGGTCGTGTCAAAATCATTAGCATCGTTCCTAAACTGAACACGCCGACTTGCGATGAACAGACCCATAAGTTCAGCGAGGAAAATGGCGGGCTTGATCAAAAGCTTGATATTGTGACCATCAGTACCAATCCATCAGATGTTCAGACGGCGTTCGCCAAAAAAGCGAAAATTGGAAATATTTTGTTCTTGTCCGATGCGCCGGAGTACGAGTTTGGAAAACGAACCGGGTTGATGTATCCCAACAGGAAATTCCTGATGCGTACGGTGATGGTCGTCGATGAAAAAAATATCATCCGCTATGTTGATTTTGTTGAAGGCGGTGGCCTACCGGATATACAGGGTGCGCTGAAAGCGGCAAATAAAGTTCTGACCAATTAA